From a single Anaerolineales bacterium genomic region:
- a CDS encoding response regulator, protein MAKILIVDDDIETTSLLESIIKTYGHEPFSINESKHALESTKSLMPDLILLDIMMAEINGIAICKFIKSDSSISHIPVVMVSALGDEGTKRDAANAGANAFITKPIIPNKFMQEINAILGEQRH, encoded by the coding sequence ATGGCGAAGATCTTAATAGTGGATGATGACATAGAAACGACCAGCCTATTGGAAAGCATCATCAAAACCTACGGTCACGAACCGTTTTCCATCAACGAAAGCAAGCACGCGCTCGAATCGACAAAATCCCTCATGCCGGATCTGATCCTGCTGGACATTATGATGGCTGAGATCAACGGTATCGCCATTTGCAAGTTCATCAAATCTGATTCCAGCATCAGCCATATCCCGGTCGTGATGGTGTCTGCGTTGGGAGATGAAGGCACCAAACGGGATGCAGCCAATGCAGGTGCGAACGCTTTTATCACCAAGCCCATCATCCCCAACAAGTTCATGCAGGAGATCAACGCCATCCTTGGAGAACAGCGCCATTAA
- a CDS encoding MoxR family ATPase, with protein MTILFDSTKTVKSELNKQKYIASDEIATIVFLAQKLGKPLLAEGPAGVGKTELAKGIAGATGRELIRLQCYEGLDESKALYEWEYSKQLLYTQLLRDKLNDTLGKAESLAEAADKLAKEEDVFFSDRFLLQRPLLKAILSETPTVLLIDEIDRADAEFEAFLLEVLSDFQVSVPELGTLAAKHRPFVVLTSNNTRELSEALKRRCLYLFVDYPTLQEELAVVHLKVPDLNPKLAQQAVEFVQRLRKADMRKSPSISETLDWANALVALNASQLDKDVLEDTLSVLLKHEADLQKAKRQLTSPPSQPKQRPPADDFGRFSGN; from the coding sequence ATGACAATTCTTTTCGACTCGACCAAGACCGTCAAATCCGAACTGAACAAGCAGAAATACATCGCTTCGGATGAGATCGCGACGATCGTTTTTCTCGCCCAGAAATTGGGCAAACCGCTGCTGGCGGAGGGACCGGCAGGCGTAGGCAAGACCGAACTGGCGAAAGGCATCGCGGGTGCGACGGGGCGTGAGTTGATCCGCCTGCAATGCTATGAAGGCTTGGACGAATCCAAAGCGCTGTACGAGTGGGAATATTCCAAGCAATTACTCTACACGCAATTACTGCGTGACAAATTGAACGATACGCTCGGCAAAGCCGAATCATTGGCGGAAGCGGCGGATAAATTGGCGAAAGAGGAGGATGTCTTCTTCTCGGACCGATTCCTGCTGCAGCGTCCGCTGTTAAAAGCAATTCTGAGCGAGACGCCGACGGTGTTATTGATCGACGAAATCGACCGTGCGGATGCGGAGTTTGAAGCCTTCCTGCTCGAAGTGCTGAGCGATTTTCAAGTGTCCGTGCCGGAGTTGGGAACGCTCGCCGCAAAACACCGTCCATTTGTGGTGCTGACATCCAACAATACGCGCGAACTTTCGGAGGCATTGAAGCGCCGCTGTTTGTATCTGTTCGTGGATTATCCAACTTTGCAGGAAGAGTTGGCAGTCGTCCATCTGAAAGTGCCTGACTTAAATCCCAAACTGGCACAACAAGCCGTGGAATTTGTGCAACGTCTCCGCAAAGCGGACATGCGCAAGTCACCGTCCATCAGTGAGACGCTCGACTGGGCAAATGCGCTGGTGGCGTTGAATGCTTCACAATTAGACAAGGATGTGCTGGAAGACACGCTTTCGGTTTTGTTGAAGCACGAGGCGGATCTACAAAAGGCAAAACGGCAATTGACCAGTCCGCCGTCACAGCCGAAGCAGCGTCCGCCCGCGGATGATTTCGGAAGATTTTCTGGGAATTGA
- a CDS encoding response regulator transcription factor — protein sequence MTKILIVDDDHLVTTLLEKLLAIEGYETVTLNESSLAVETARLVKPDLFLIDLMMPQPDGFRLTRMLREVSEFTSTPIIIVTALDDSDSRAVAFGAGASDYITKPFHPDELSERIKELLEDQE from the coding sequence ATGACAAAAATTTTGATCGTGGACGACGACCATCTCGTAACAACGCTGCTGGAAAAACTGCTTGCCATTGAAGGCTATGAGACCGTGACCCTCAATGAGAGTTCGCTGGCAGTCGAAACCGCCCGACTCGTCAAACCGGACCTGTTCTTGATCGACCTCATGATGCCCCAACCCGACGGCTTCCGCCTGACCCGCATGTTGCGGGAAGTGTCGGAATTCACGTCCACTCCGATCATCATAGTCACCGCGCTTGATGATAGCGACAGCCGTGCGGTCGCTTTTGGAGCAGGCGCAAGCGATTACATCACAAAGCCCTTCCACCCTGATGAACTATCTGAACGAATAAAAGAATTACTGGAAGATCAGGAATAA
- a CDS encoding cytochrome c, giving the protein MKKVMFAVFVLAALMVAACGDGGSSSAPAEIPAVPSDYAGLTNPLGADAASAGASVYKTNCESCHGPQGHGDGPAGLALDPAPQNLPELTAQVGDDFLFWRISTGVDGTSMVAWKGILTDEQIWQTVAYIRTLR; this is encoded by the coding sequence ATGAAAAAAGTCATGTTTGCTGTGTTCGTTCTTGCAGCGTTGATGGTCGCGGCTTGCGGCGATGGAGGCAGTTCAAGCGCGCCGGCGGAGATCCCTGCGGTTCCGTCTGATTATGCCGGTTTGACCAACCCGCTTGGCGCGGATGCGGCTTCCGCTGGCGCTTCGGTCTACAAGACCAATTGCGAGTCCTGTCACGGTCCTCAGGGACACGGTGACGGTCCTGCCGGTCTCGCACTTGATCCTGCTCCGCAGAATTTACCCGAGCTGACAGCCCAGGTTGGGGATGATTTCCTGTTCTGGCGCATTTCCACCGGCGTGGATGGCACTTCCATGGTGGCATGGAAGGGTATTCTGACCGATGAACAGATCTGGCAGACGGTTGCGTATATTCGAACATTAAGATAA
- a CDS encoding DUF4332 domain-containing protein — MLAMRLLAEGAEGPNTELLWLLYIGIAFFVLVIIAGWLTAPRRQEQVAAESEAPKSKGKKVADDLTRIEGIGPKVTKVLKAAGITTFEDLANAKAVDVQNVLDEAGLQMMNPEGWIDQAKLAAKEDWAGFEKLQRRLKGGRRVK, encoded by the coding sequence ATGCTTGCAATGCGTTTGTTGGCGGAAGGCGCGGAGGGTCCGAACACGGAACTTTTGTGGTTGTTGTACATCGGAATCGCTTTTTTTGTGCTGGTGATCATCGCCGGGTGGTTGACTGCTCCAAGGCGGCAGGAACAGGTTGCAGCGGAGTCTGAGGCGCCCAAATCCAAGGGGAAAAAGGTTGCAGATGATCTGACCCGAATCGAAGGGATCGGTCCGAAAGTGACAAAGGTCTTGAAAGCGGCGGGTATTACGACGTTCGAGGATCTTGCCAATGCGAAGGCTGTAGACGTGCAGAACGTGCTCGATGAGGCAGGTTTGCAGATGATGAATCCTGAAGGATGGATCGACCAGGCGAAGCTGGCGGCGAAGGAGGATTGGGCGGGGTTCGAGAAACTGCAGCGCAGATTGAAAGGCGGGCGGAGGGTTAAGTAG
- a CDS encoding VWA domain-containing protein, whose translation MESRILQLISALRASGVRVSLAESAEAFSAVDLMGIQDRESFRLSLRATLIKDVKDLPTFDKLFPLFFGSGTPPEMGGSPSDDLTPEEIQMLAEALKNFAENIRQRMERLMNGEQLSRSELEALAQLVGLNQADNLQYQNWMSQRMMRAMAFPEVREALRELMEQLQQMGMDKERVERLRELIQQNMQGIQGQLEQFAGERIAENLSERPRGENIDSLMNRPFQALSDADKKVLQREVKRLAAALRTRIALRQKRMKSGQMDPKATIRANLKYHGVPMEIKHRDKIRKPKIVVICDISTSMRFCSELMLSFLFALQGQVRKTHAFAFIDHLESISEDFTGTNADEAIQSVLWRMPSGHYNTDLGWSLNDFQNEYMDTLNSGTTLLIVGDGRNNYNDPRIDIFSAMTRRTTRTIWLNPEPEAMWNGDSDMRKYAPLCSNVLKVGNLRELANAVDELMTG comes from the coding sequence ATGGAATCCCGCATCTTACAGTTGATCTCAGCCTTGCGCGCCAGCGGGGTGCGCGTGTCGCTTGCGGAGTCCGCGGAGGCGTTTTCGGCGGTGGATCTGATGGGGATTCAAGACCGCGAGTCGTTTCGCCTGTCCCTGCGCGCCACACTCATCAAGGATGTGAAGGACCTGCCCACCTTCGACAAATTATTTCCGCTCTTTTTCGGTTCAGGGACTCCGCCGGAGATGGGCGGCAGTCCGTCCGATGACCTGACGCCGGAAGAGATACAGATGCTGGCAGAGGCGTTGAAGAATTTCGCCGAGAACATCCGTCAGCGTATGGAAAGGCTGATGAATGGCGAGCAGTTATCACGGTCCGAATTGGAGGCGCTGGCGCAGTTGGTCGGCTTGAATCAGGCAGATAATCTCCAATATCAAAACTGGATGTCACAGCGCATGATGCGGGCGATGGCGTTCCCCGAAGTGCGCGAGGCGCTGCGCGAGTTGATGGAACAACTGCAACAGATGGGGATGGATAAAGAACGCGTCGAACGGCTGCGCGAGCTGATCCAACAAAACATGCAGGGGATTCAGGGACAGCTTGAGCAGTTCGCGGGCGAGCGCATTGCCGAGAATTTGAGCGAACGCCCGCGTGGGGAAAATATTGATAGTTTGATGAACCGCCCGTTTCAGGCGCTCTCCGATGCGGATAAAAAAGTATTGCAGCGCGAAGTGAAGCGACTCGCCGCCGCATTGCGGACAAGAATTGCCCTGCGGCAAAAACGCATGAAAAGCGGACAGATGGACCCGAAGGCGACCATCCGCGCGAACTTGAAATATCACGGCGTGCCGATGGAGATCAAACATCGCGACAAAATCCGCAAACCGAAGATCGTGGTCATTTGCGATATCAGCACGTCCATGCGCTTTTGCTCGGAGTTGATGCTGAGTTTTCTTTTTGCGTTGCAGGGACAAGTGCGCAAGACGCATGCGTTTGCGTTCATTGACCATCTCGAATCCATTTCGGAAGATTTCACAGGCACGAATGCGGACGAAGCGATCCAGTCCGTGCTGTGGCGAATGCCAAGCGGACATTACAATACAGACCTTGGCTGGTCGCTTAACGATTTCCAAAACGAATATATGGACACGCTCAACAGCGGAACAACTTTATTGATCGTCGGAGATGGGCGCAATAATTACAACGATCCGCGCATTGACATTTTCTCCGCGATGACGCGCCGCACCACACGCACGATCTGGCTCAACCCCGAACCTGAAGCCATGTGGAACGGCGACAGCGACATGCGGAAATACGCTCCGCTGTGCAGTAATGTATTGAAGGTGGGAAACCTGCGCGAGCTGGCGAACGCCGTGGATGAGTTGATGACAGGGTAG
- a CDS encoding glycerophosphodiester phosphodiesterase: MKLKRWHYLAIFLLTSIITFRLTTRPAPHHPYYAADLNYPLVIAHQGGDHLWPGNTMLAFQNAVDLGADVLEMDLHITSDGVLILMHDETVDRTTDGTGEIEAMTLAELKQLDAGYDWTRDDGATHPFRGQGATVPTMEEVFTAFPDMRMTIELKKTNASMAKPFCELIRQYNMENKVLIASFHDERLQEFRRECPGVATSSARQETTVFVLMTKVYLGSFFTPHFFSLQVPQESSGITVMTPSFVRAAHARNLAVEPWTINDEETMRKFIDWGVDGIITDRPDLMLEILGR; this comes from the coding sequence ATGAAACTCAAACGCTGGCACTATCTCGCCATCTTCCTACTCACATCCATCATCACCTTTCGCCTCACCACCCGCCCCGCGCCGCATCATCCTTACTACGCCGCAGATCTGAACTATCCGCTCGTCATCGCCCATCAGGGCGGCGACCATCTGTGGCCCGGCAATACCATGCTCGCCTTTCAAAACGCCGTTGATCTCGGCGCGGACGTGCTCGAAATGGACCTGCACATCACCAGTGACGGCGTCCTCATCCTCATGCACGATGAGACTGTGGACCGCACCACCGATGGGACCGGCGAGATCGAAGCGATGACTCTCGCCGAGCTAAAACAACTTGACGCCGGCTACGATTGGACACGCGACGACGGCGCGACCCATCCCTTCCGCGGGCAGGGAGCCACCGTACCGACCATGGAGGAGGTCTTCACCGCCTTCCCCGATATGCGCATGACCATCGAACTCAAGAAGACGAACGCATCGATGGCAAAACCCTTCTGTGAACTCATCCGTCAATACAACATGGAAAACAAAGTGCTGATCGCCTCCTTCCATGACGAACGACTTCAGGAATTCCGCCGCGAATGCCCCGGGGTCGCGACCTCCAGCGCGAGGCAGGAAACGACCGTCTTTGTACTCATGACCAAAGTTTATCTTGGCAGTTTCTTCACCCCGCATTTCTTCTCCTTGCAAGTCCCGCAAGAATCGAGCGGCATCACCGTCATGACGCCATCCTTCGTCAGAGCCGCGCATGCCCGCAATCTTGCCGTCGAGCCGTGGACGATCAACGACGAAGAGACCATGCGCAAGTTCATCGATTGGGGCGTGGACGGCATCATTACAGACAGACCCGATCTCATGCTCGAGATCCTGGGACGATAA
- a CDS encoding PilZ domain-containing protein, giving the protein MESDRRKQQRRRFTYYMPVVDAGTLKVLGYLSDISLVGFRVDSDMPLPVNSHLRLRIDLAPELAAKTYMIFNGRIRWCEMDKLQPNSYNIGFEVESLSREDTAIFQRMFEQCGMDIR; this is encoded by the coding sequence ATGGAGTCGGATAGGCGTAAACAGCAGCGGCGAAGGTTTACCTACTACATGCCTGTGGTGGATGCCGGTACACTGAAAGTATTGGGTTATTTGTCAGACATCAGCCTGGTCGGTTTTCGGGTGGACAGCGACATGCCCCTGCCGGTCAACTCACACTTGAGGCTGCGCATCGACCTGGCTCCGGAGTTGGCTGCAAAAACCTATATGATCTTCAACGGACGCATTCGCTGGTGCGAAATGGACAAGCTTCAGCCAAATTCCTACAACATCGGTTTTGAAGTGGAAAGCCTTTCACGTGAGGATACCGCCATTTTCCAGCGCATGTTCGAGCAGTGCGGCATGGATATACGGTAA
- a CDS encoding antibiotic biosynthesis monooxygenase: MYLILWEYHVKPQERAEFEEIYSPTGAWAELFQKGEGYLGTELLHDETSPRRYLTIDRWESKAAYETFLSVQEQAYKEMDARCEGLTEHESLLGKWTLEQN, translated from the coding sequence GTGTACCTAATTCTCTGGGAATATCACGTTAAACCCCAAGAACGAGCGGAGTTCGAAGAGATCTACTCCCCTACTGGCGCATGGGCGGAGTTATTTCAAAAAGGCGAGGGTTATTTGGGGACGGAATTACTGCACGATGAAACTAGTCCACGCAGGTATCTGACGATCGACCGCTGGGAATCCAAAGCGGCGTACGAGACATTTCTGTCCGTGCAAGAACAGGCATACAAGGAGATGGATGCACGCTGTGAAGGGCTGACGGAACACGAATCCCTGCTGGGGAAGTGGACACTCGAACAAAATTGA
- a CDS encoding DUF1905 domain-containing protein, with the protein MIIKFTGKIFHWRGPAPFLFVAVPPEQSQQIKDVSKLVTYGWGVIPVHARTGNTEWTTSLFPKDGRYLVPIKMVVQKAENLKEGDTVTIQLELRL; encoded by the coding sequence ATGATCATCAAGTTCACGGGCAAGATCTTCCACTGGCGCGGACCCGCCCCATTTCTCTTCGTCGCTGTCCCACCGGAACAAAGCCAGCAGATCAAAGATGTATCCAAACTGGTCACGTATGGCTGGGGCGTGATCCCCGTCCACGCGCGGACCGGCAACACCGAGTGGACCACGTCCCTGTTCCCGAAGGATGGGCGCTATCTCGTACCGATAAAAATGGTCGTCCAAAAGGCGGAGAACCTAAAAGAAGGGGATACCGTTACCATTCAGCTTGAACTTCGGTTGTAA
- a CDS encoding glycosyltransferase family 4 protein, with amino-acid sequence MKIALLSEKYTPDIGGLAISTGRLGELFASAGHDVRVFCPSPNLPPSEKQILRSGGVRVTRFGAHKRVDDTLVDWFELITDEHQREPFDVIHAYFLPMAGFVGAYAGKYLDVPSVASIRGNDIERATFDPSKFAHVMYALQYADAVTTNASKLAKKAKAFVDREIHLIPNGIDTTLFKPMERNETLAESVLEAPLREQAPGVQMPVIGFVGELREKKGLATLLSGYAQLVKKTPASLLIVGEVRNGEDKKVFEEFRISNPEYRITVTGHVPHKDLPAYYSLMDVFVHPSMRDGMPNAVLEAMACGKAVIATPVGGMTDIIEDGVNGYLVKINDAAGLAEKMAEVLRQPEKREAVGRSAREAALSQFTLAKELQSNLTIYASLGVKQ; translated from the coding sequence ATGAAAATAGCTCTGCTTTCCGAAAAGTATACACCAGACATCGGCGGTCTCGCAATCTCAACAGGACGATTGGGGGAATTGTTTGCCTCGGCTGGACATGACGTACGCGTCTTTTGTCCAAGCCCGAACCTGCCTCCGTCCGAAAAGCAGATCCTTCGCTCAGGCGGTGTCCGCGTCACGCGCTTCGGCGCGCACAAACGCGTGGACGACACACTCGTGGATTGGTTCGAACTCATCACAGATGAGCACCAGCGCGAGCCGTTCGATGTGATACATGCCTACTTCCTCCCCATGGCGGGATTTGTCGGCGCGTATGCAGGGAAATATCTGGACGTTCCCAGCGTCGCATCCATCCGCGGAAACGACATCGAACGTGCCACATTTGACCCAAGCAAATTCGCGCATGTCATGTATGCCCTGCAATACGCGGATGCCGTGACCACAAACGCCAGCAAACTGGCGAAGAAGGCAAAGGCTTTCGTTGACCGCGAGATTCATCTCATCCCCAATGGAATTGATACAACCTTATTCAAGCCGATGGAGAGGAACGAGACGCTGGCGGAGAGTGTTTTGGAGGCGCCTTTGCGGGAGCAAGCTCCCGGAGTCCAAATGCCTGTCATCGGCTTCGTCGGGGAATTGCGCGAAAAGAAGGGACTGGCAACGCTCCTTTCCGGCTACGCGCAGTTGGTGAAGAAAACACCCGCTTCCCTGCTCATTGTCGGCGAGGTGCGGAATGGTGAGGATAAAAAAGTCTTCGAAGAATTCCGAATATCAAATCCCGAATATCGAATCACTGTCACTGGGCATGTCCCCCACAAAGACCTTCCCGCCTACTATTCATTGATGGACGTCTTCGTACATCCGTCAATGCGGGATGGAATGCCGAACGCGGTGCTCGAAGCGATGGCATGCGGCAAAGCGGTCATTGCCACGCCGGTCGGCGGCATGACTGATATTATTGAAGACGGCGTCAACGGCTATCTCGTGAAGATCAATGACGCGGCGGGGCTGGCGGAGAAAATGGCTGAGGTGTTGAGGCAGCCGGAGAAACGCGAAGCAGTTGGCAGGTCCGCGCGGGAGGCGGCCTTGAGTCAATTCACGCTTGCGAAGGAATTGCAGTCAAATCTAACCATCTATGCAAGTCTTGGAGTTAAACAGTGA
- the aspA gene encoding aspartate ammonia-lyase, producing the protein MKYRIEHDLLGEHEVPSDAYFGVHTARALKNFPISNIPISTYPSLIKALACVKQACAQANKELGLLNTEPADAIIKACEEIRDGKWIDQFAVDVIQGGAGTSTNMNANEVIANRALEIMGHERGEYKYLHPLEHVNLSQSTNDVYPTAVKVALRFLIDDLIEGMEALRDAFAEKAAEFKDILKMGRTQLQDAVPMTLGQEFSTYAIMLEEDQQRLREGALLIQEMNLGATAIGTGINAHPDYAPLARKHLSEVTGIEYITAGDLVEATQDVGAFVQLSGVLKRVAVKLSKICNDLRLLSSGPRTGLGEINLPAVQAGSSIMPGKVNPVIPEVVNQIAFLVIGNDVTVSFAAESGQLQLNAFEPIIAHSLFDNLIYLRNGCITLAERCVKGITANHARLDEHMTRSVGIVTALNPIIGYENASSVAKEAYATNKSVTEIVLERGLLTKAELDEILKPEVLTKPRWIKK; encoded by the coding sequence GTGAAGTACAGAATCGAACATGATCTTTTGGGGGAACATGAAGTCCCAAGCGACGCTTATTTCGGCGTGCACACGGCGCGGGCGTTGAAGAATTTCCCGATCAGCAATATTCCCATCAGCACGTATCCGAGTTTGATAAAGGCGCTGGCGTGTGTGAAGCAGGCATGCGCACAGGCGAACAAGGAGTTGGGCTTGCTCAACACCGAACCCGCGGATGCGATCATCAAGGCATGCGAAGAGATCCGTGACGGCAAATGGATCGACCAGTTCGCGGTGGATGTCATCCAGGGCGGCGCGGGCACATCCACGAACATGAATGCGAACGAGGTCATTGCCAACCGCGCGCTGGAGATCATGGGGCATGAGCGCGGCGAATACAAATACCTGCATCCGCTCGAACACGTCAATTTGAGTCAGAGCACGAACGACGTGTACCCGACGGCGGTCAAGGTCGCGCTGCGATTTCTGATCGATGATTTGATCGAAGGCATGGAGGCGTTGCGCGACGCCTTTGCCGAAAAAGCCGCGGAATTCAAGGACATCCTGAAGATGGGGCGCACACAATTGCAGGACGCCGTGCCGATGACGCTCGGTCAGGAGTTCAGTACATACGCGATCATGCTCGAGGAAGACCAGCAACGCCTGCGCGAAGGCGCGCTGCTCATTCAGGAGATGAACCTCGGCGCGACGGCAATTGGAACGGGCATCAACGCGCATCCCGATTATGCCCCGCTGGCACGCAAGCATCTCAGCGAAGTGACGGGCATCGAATACATCACTGCCGGTGATCTTGTGGAGGCGACACAGGATGTCGGCGCGTTCGTACAGCTCTCGGGTGTGCTGAAGCGCGTGGCGGTGAAACTTTCCAAGATCTGCAACGACCTGCGCCTCCTTTCTTCGGGACCCCGCACCGGGCTTGGCGAGATCAACCTGCCCGCCGTCCAAGCCGGGTCGAGCATCATGCCCGGCAAGGTCAATCCGGTCATCCCGGAAGTGGTCAACCAGATCGCGTTCCTCGTCATCGGCAATGATGTGACCGTTTCCTTCGCCGCCGAAAGCGGACAGTTACAACTCAATGCCTTCGAGCCGATCATCGCGCACAGCCTGTTCGATAATCTCATTTATCTGCGCAACGGCTGCATCACGCTCGCCGAACGCTGTGTAAAAGGCATCACCGCCAACCACGCGCGGCTGGATGAGCACATGACCCGCTCGGTCGGAATCGTCACAGCGTTGAATCCGATCATCGGGTACGAAAATGCAAGTTCGGTGGCGAAAGAGGCGTATGCGACCAACAAAAGCGTGACCGAGATCGTGCTGGAGCGCGGTCTTCTGACCAAGGCTGAACTGGATGAGATCCTGAAACCCGAAGTGTTGACCAAGCCGCGCTGGATTAAGAAGTGA
- a CDS encoding response regulator transcription factor: MAKIMIVDDDEKVTTLLGRFLSSVGHQVTTLNQSSKTIQTANSVEPDIFILDIMMPPPDGFTLCRMLRNTPRFSQTPILIITALDNSNSKAATFGANDYLTKPFNLDELSARIDMLLVQFE, encoded by the coding sequence ATGGCAAAGATCATGATTGTGGATGACGACGAAAAGGTAACGACTCTTCTTGGTCGTTTCCTGTCGTCCGTTGGTCATCAGGTCACCACCCTTAACCAAAGCTCAAAGACCATCCAGACGGCAAATTCGGTGGAACCGGATATCTTCATCCTTGACATCATGATGCCACCGCCCGACGGGTTCACGCTTTGCCGGATGCTGAGAAACACCCCCAGGTTTTCACAAACTCCGATCCTGATCATCACCGCCTTGGATAATAGCAACAGCAAAGCCGCGACCTTCGGCGCAAATGATTACCTTACCAAGCCTTTCAATCTCGATGAACTCTCAGCCAGAATTGATATGCTGCTCGTCCAATTCGAATAA
- a CDS encoding NUDIX hydrolase, producing the protein MSNLQPFITNKKGARRFACSAVALQAVVVNPEEKTLLLSSPTRNPNGAWQVVSGALEAGETVLEGTLREAREELGNIRVRPLGTIHVQTFHYDENVQYMIAIYYLLAYEGGEVQPGDDMQGSQYRWWSLAELNDEKVNIVVPPGQKWILERAIELYRLWKGQTRELQLSKL; encoded by the coding sequence ATGTCAAATCTGCAACCCTTTATTACGAATAAAAAAGGAGCTCGCCGTTTCGCTTGTTCTGCCGTTGCTCTCCAAGCCGTCGTGGTGAATCCAGAAGAAAAGACTCTCTTACTGTCCTCTCCTACTCGTAACCCAAACGGTGCCTGGCAAGTCGTGAGCGGCGCATTAGAAGCGGGCGAAACAGTTTTAGAAGGCACTTTGCGTGAAGCCCGTGAAGAACTCGGTAACATTCGTGTTCGTCCGCTTGGAACAATCCATGTCCAAACTTTTCATTATGACGAAAATGTTCAATACATGATCGCCATCTATTATTTACTTGCTTACGAAGGTGGAGAAGTTCAACCTGGCGATGATATGCAAGGCAGTCAATATCGTTGGTGGAGTTTGGCTGAACTGAATGATGAAAAAGTAAACATTGTTGTACCACCCGGTCAAAAATGGATCTTGGAAAGGGCGATAGAATTGTACCGATTATGGAAGGGACAGACCCGGGAGCTGCAATTGTCCAAGCTCTGA
- a CDS encoding radical SAM protein, producing MHTSQTISEEKEDLKQAVLNARPYKPLYVKFKVFYGCNLKCEMCNHWRETREAPVTPERLKEVINELAEMGTKKIHISGGEPMLRPQIPEFVELASALGIKVTMTTNGTLITKEKAKRLVEAGLRGVNLSIDSPLRKMHERIRGVEGAFKATTKAVELFRRYKHKGKLTVRINTVVSRTNYETLASLPDLAHQLGADGINLIPVDDHCGEILSMRRKDIEKFNTEIAPRIAERALELGLMVSDEDAFPFGRDESEVRLGRAGRYAFGFYDKHPCYAPWTHTLIDFNGNVYVCCMTREKIPPLGNIIQQSFKEIWDGAAYRKIRLNMHPPALKPCQRCDDFIDENKNIWETIGPY from the coding sequence ATGCACACCTCTCAAACCATCTCCGAAGAAAAAGAAGATCTCAAACAAGCCGTCCTGAACGCGCGCCCGTACAAGCCGTTGTACGTCAAGTTCAAGGTGTTCTACGGCTGCAATCTCAAATGCGAGATGTGCAATCATTGGCGCGAGACGCGCGAAGCGCCGGTCACGCCCGAACGCTTGAAGGAAGTCATCAACGAATTGGCGGAAATGGGCACGAAGAAGATCCATATTTCCGGCGGCGAGCCGATGCTGAGACCACAGATCCCCGAGTTTGTGGAACTGGCGTCTGCACTCGGCATCAAGGTCACCATGACCACCAACGGCACGCTCATCACCAAGGAAAAAGCCAAGCGTCTGGTGGAGGCGGGTCTGCGCGGAGTGAACCTTTCCATCGATTCGCCGCTTCGCAAGATGCACGAAAGAATCCGAGGCGTGGAAGGCGCGTTCAAAGCCACCACCAAAGCCGTGGAACTCTTCCGCCGTTACAAGCATAAGGGCAAACTGACCGTCCGCATCAACACCGTCGTCAGCCGCACCAATTACGAGACGCTCGCCTCGCTCCCCGACCTGGCGCATCAACTCGGCGCGGACGGCATCAACCTGATCCCTGTGGATGACCATTGCGGCGAGATCCTCTCCATGCGCCGGAAGGATATCGAGAAGTTCAATACCGAGATCGCACCGCGTATCGCGGAACGCGCGCTCGAACTGGGGCTGATGGTCTCGGACGAGGACGCCTTTCCCTTTGGCAGGGACGAGTCCGAGGTCCGTTTGGGACGCGCAGGCAGGTACGCCTTCGGCTTTTACGACAAGCATCCCTGCTACGCGCCGTGGACGCACACGCTGATCGACTTCAACGGCAATGTCTATGTGTGCTGCATGACGCGCGAAAAGATCCCCCCGTTGGGAAATATCATTCAGCAGTCATTCAAGGAAATTTGGGACGGCGCGGCATATCGAAAGATCCGCTTGAACATGCACCCGCCCGCGCTCAAGCCTTGTCAGCGTTGTGATGATTTTATCGATGAAAATAAGAATATCTGGGAGACGATCGGACCGTATTAG